A region of Planctomycetaceae bacterium DNA encodes the following proteins:
- a CDS encoding LptE family protein, with the protein MNHRASLLSTALLLTAVSGCGYMLGSPVVEGVRTVHVPVFQSETFRRNLDYLLTEAVQNEIKSRTPYRLTDEFSADTILKGRIVEYRKSVLSENRFDDPRELQLLVGAEITWLDRRSGKILQQHVFPIGPDLSQQASQVSFAPEAGHSLATAQQDAAGRLASQIVDLMEAPW; encoded by the coding sequence ATGAATCATCGAGCTTCGCTTCTTTCAACGGCCCTGCTGCTGACCGCTGTCTCCGGTTGCGGATATATGCTGGGCAGTCCCGTTGTCGAAGGCGTTCGAACGGTTCATGTACCAGTCTTCCAGTCGGAAACATTCCGTCGTAACCTGGACTATCTGCTGACCGAAGCCGTTCAGAACGAAATTAAATCGCGAACGCCGTATCGCCTTACCGACGAATTCTCGGCGGACACGATTCTGAAAGGACGAATCGTTGAGTACCGAAAATCAGTACTCAGCGAGAACCGGTTTGACGACCCACGGGAACTGCAGTTGCTGGTTGGCGCGGAAATCACGTGGCTGGACCGGCGCAGCGGAAAAATCCTTCAGCAACATGTTTTTCCGATCGGACCCGACCTTTCCCAGCAGGCTTCTCAGGTTTCGTTCGCGCCTGAGGCCGGACACTCCCTGGCGACAGCTCAGCAGGATGCTGCAGGCCGACTCGCCAGTCAGATCGTTGATCTGATGGAAGCTCCCTGGTAA
- the bamD gene encoding outer membrane protein assembly factor BamD: MLILSCAAMLFSGCQAFSNSSLSALSSTKGIRGPLERSLSAETPLEAGQRYSEEAQRLVETAQTRFDAKDYEAAEKIYKKVAKKYKESSVGEQAQFGLAETYYANGELAKAQDAYDQLFVDYPSTRYVEPASRRLFAIARRWMEISDPVAKSEIRQVSSETAVPDSSKPVAPSNAPSLKYRILPNFTDSSRPMFDTQGRALQALKAIWMNDPTGPLADDALMLTATYHQRRKNYVEADRYYKILREEYPDSPHFEKAYLLGSHVKLMSYQGSYYEGGDLEAAAKLKEQSLHLFPASEQRGAVREDLQKIYLLQAQRAWDKVQYAQRKGRPRAVAIGCIQLIADFPDTKFAAEARNLLGTIDPATLDGLPEIEEYLKTIPNTRDPRNGQGSGPPTRSVSDSRAEEPAGGRVRL, from the coding sequence GTGCTCATCCTGTCGTGCGCGGCAATGCTGTTTTCCGGATGTCAGGCGTTCTCTAATTCGTCTCTCAGCGCTCTCTCCAGTACCAAAGGAATTCGGGGGCCACTGGAGCGAAGTCTGAGTGCAGAAACGCCGCTCGAAGCAGGACAACGATATTCTGAAGAAGCGCAGCGTCTGGTGGAAACGGCCCAGACACGATTCGATGCCAAAGACTACGAAGCTGCTGAGAAGATCTACAAGAAGGTTGCGAAGAAATACAAAGAATCTTCTGTAGGCGAGCAGGCCCAATTCGGGCTTGCTGAAACATACTACGCCAATGGCGAACTCGCCAAAGCGCAGGACGCTTACGATCAGCTGTTTGTCGATTATCCCTCTACGCGTTACGTCGAACCTGCCAGTCGTCGGTTGTTTGCGATTGCTCGCCGCTGGATGGAAATCAGCGATCCCGTGGCAAAATCGGAGATTCGGCAGGTCAGCAGCGAAACCGCTGTGCCCGATTCATCAAAACCTGTCGCACCCTCGAATGCCCCCAGTCTGAAATATCGTATTCTGCCAAACTTCACGGACAGTTCTCGCCCGATGTTCGACACACAGGGGCGAGCATTGCAGGCCCTGAAAGCGATCTGGATGAATGATCCCACCGGACCACTGGCCGATGACGCGCTGATGCTGACGGCGACTTATCATCAGCGACGAAAGAACTATGTCGAAGCGGACCGCTACTACAAGATCCTGCGAGAGGAATATCCCGACAGTCCGCACTTCGAAAAGGCTTACCTTCTGGGATCCCACGTGAAGCTGATGTCCTATCAGGGCAGCTATTACGAGGGTGGAGATCTTGAGGCTGCCGCCAAACTCAAGGAACAATCGCTGCATTTGTTTCCGGCATCAGAGCAACGCGGGGCGGTCAGAGAAGACCTTCAGAAGATCTATTTACTGCAGGCTCAGCGTGCGTGGGACAAAGTGCAGTATGCTCAGCGTAAAGGAAGACCGCGGGCCGTTGCCATCGGGTGTATTCAGTTGATTGCGGATTTTCCGGATACGAAGTTTGCCGCTGAAGCCAGAAACCTGCTGGGAACAATCGACCCTGCCACTCTGGATGGCCTGCCGGAAATCGAAGAGTATCTGAAAACGATCCCGAACACTCGCGATCCTCGTAACGGTCAGGGCTCCGGGCCTCCCACCCGATCTGTGAGTGACAGTCGTGCTGAAGAACCTGCTGGCGGCCGTGTACGGTTATAA